The Nocardioides sp. cx-173 genome segment GAGACGGCACCCGCCTCGCCCTCGTCCACGACGTCGCACACCTACGCGGCCGCCGGCACGTACGACGTGACGCTCACGGTGACCGACGACGACGGCGCCCACACCGACCTCACCAAGCAGGTGCAGGTGAGCGAGCCCCCTGCGGGACCGCAGCCCTTCGCCCTGGACGCGTTCTCGCGCCAGCTCGCCGACGGCTGGGGCAGCGCCGACCTCGGCGGGCCCTGGACCCGGGCGGGAGCGGCGAGCAACTTCTCGGTCGCGGACGGACTCGGGCGGATCCGGATGTCCAGCCCCGGCACCGGACCCGCGATGGCGCTCAACGCGCCCACGTCCGCGGACACCGACCTGCGGGTGCGCGTGGGTGCCGACAAGGCGGCGACCGGCGGCGGCACCTACCTGACGATCCAGCCACGGCTGCTGGCCAACGGGAGCCGCTACTACGCCGATGTGCGGCTGGTGGCCGGCGGCTCGGTGTCCCTGATCCTGGGGCGCACCGTGTCGGGCACCGACACGACGCTGCTCACCAGGACGGTGCCGGGACTCACCGTGGGAGCCGGCGACCTCGTCCAGGTGCGGGCCCAGGCGTTCGGGACCTCACCGACGACCTTGCGCGTGAAGCTGTGGCCGAGCGGGACCGAGGAGCCGGAGGCGTGGACGTCGTCGCTCACCGACGACACGGCGGGCCTGCAGGTGGCCGGTGGGCTCGGTCTGCGCACCTACCTCTCGGGGTCGGCCACCAACGCTCCGGTGCTCGGCCTCTTCGACGACCTCAGCGTCTCGCCGACGCAGTAGGGACACGACGATGACCTTCGCCGAGTACTTCACGATCCTGCAGCGTCGCTGGCGGGTGTGGGTGGCGGGCCTGGTCCTGGGACTGCTGGCCGGGGCCGCGGCCATCGCGACCGCCGAGACCCTCTACACGGCCACCGCGACGTCCTTCGTCACCGTGGCCGAGCAGGTCGACGACACCGGACAGGGGGAGATCTTCCAAGGCTCGCAGTTCGCGGTCCAGCGTGTGAAGTCCTACGCGCCGCTGGTCAAGAGCCCCGACGTCCTGGGGCCGGTGATCAGCGAGCTCGGCCTGGACGTGACCGAGCGTGAGCTGGCCACCCTGGTCTCGGTCTCGAGCGCCCCGGAGACCGTCCTGCTCGACGTGTCGGTCGAGGATCCCGACCCGGCCCGCGCGGCCCGAACGGCGGACGCCGTCTCGGAGCAGCTGGGCACGGTCATCGAGGGTCTCGAGACCACGCGCGAGGGGGGACCGTCGAACGTGCGGGTCTCGCTGGCCCGCCCCGCCGAGGTCCCCGTGAAGCCGTCGTCACCGCGGGTGCTGGTGGATCTGCTCCTGGGTGCGGTGGCCGGGCTCGCGCTGGGCCTCATGGGCGCCGTCCTGCGACACCACCTCGACACGCGGGTGAAGACACAGGACGGGGTGCGCGCCTTGACGGACATGTCGCCCCTCGGGGCGACCCTCTACGAGCGCTCGGCCGCGAAGCGTCCACTGGTGGCGCTGGACTGGCGATCATCGTCGGCGGAGAGGTACCGGACCATCCGGACGGCCCTCAAGTTCGCCACCGTCGACCGGGAGCTGCGGCACTTCGCCGTCACCTCCTCCGCCGCCGGCGAGGGGAAGACCACCGTCGCCTGCAACCTGGCCATCAGCTGGGCCCAGAGCGGCGCCTCCGTGTGCCTGGTGGAGGCGGACCTGCGGCGTCCCGGCGTGTCGAGGTTCCTGGGGATCGACGGCAGCCTGGGCCTCTCGGACGTGGTCGTGGGGGAGAGCCGCCTCGACGACGTGCTGGTGCCGTGGAACCAGGCGCTGCTGACCGTGCTGCCCGCCGGCTCCCTGCCTCCGGACCCGGCGGCCCTGCTGGGATCCTCGGCGATGGCCACCCTCGTGGAGACCCTGCACGGACGGTTCGACGTGGTCATCTACGACTCGCCGCCGTTGCTCTCGGTCACCGACGGCGTGGTCCTCGGTCACCAGATGGACGGCGTCGTCCTGGTCATGCGGGCGTTCTCGACGCGGCCCGAGCACGTGCGGTCCAGCATCGAGCGCCTGCGCAACGCGCGGGTCGACCTGCTCGGCACGGTGCTCACCCGGGAGCG includes the following:
- a CDS encoding polysaccharide biosynthesis tyrosine autokinase, encoding MTFAEYFTILQRRWRVWVAGLVLGLLAGAAAIATAETLYTATATSFVTVAEQVDDTGQGEIFQGSQFAVQRVKSYAPLVKSPDVLGPVISELGLDVTERELATLVSVSSAPETVLLDVSVEDPDPARAARTADAVSEQLGTVIEGLETTREGGPSNVRVSLARPAEVPVKPSSPRVLVDLLLGAVAGLALGLMGAVLRHHLDTRVKTQDGVRALTDMSPLGATLYERSAAKRPLVALDWRSSSAERYRTIRTALKFATVDRELRHFAVTSSAAGEGKTTVACNLAISWAQSGASVCLVEADLRRPGVSRFLGIDGSLGLSDVVVGESRLDDVLVPWNQALLTVLPAGSLPPDPAALLGSSAMATLVETLHGRFDVVIYDSPPLLSVTDGVVLGHQMDGVVLVMRAFSTRPEHVRSSIERLRNARVDLLGTVLTRERSRRGGEHDYRSELTRDRGELSPLPPDLATDRARAAASPPAQHPAPKTNGVSLTRVRIDAGGGCDR